Within Xanthomonas oryzae pv. oryzae, the genomic segment CGCGCGCGGCACGCGCGCGGTGATCGGCCTCGCTGACGCCCGCAGGCCGCTTGATGAGGCCGAAATCGGCCATGGCATAGGTCAGCGCACCGGCGAGGAAGTCCAGTCGCCAGTACAGCTCTTCCTTGCTCAGGCCCGGCACGCAGCCGGTGATGGCCTTGCCGAATTCGCGCAGGACATGGCCGTAGTGATCGGACAGGAACTTGCGCAAGTTGTCGTTTTTTTCCGCGTAGGCGCGTGCGATCACGCGAACGAAGGCGCCGCCGTTCTGGCGGTCCTGCGCCATTGCCAGCGCCGGCTCGACAAACGCCGCCAGTACCGCGGTGAGCTCGCCGGGTTGCGACTTCTTTGCCGCTTCCAGCTGCTGCAACCGCGCCGTGGTCATCTCGTCCATGCGCCGGCGGAACACCTCGTTGACCAGGTTTTCCTTGGAGCCGAAGTGGTAATTGACCGCAGCGATATTGACGTCGGCCTGAGTGGTCAGCTGGCGCAGCGACGTGCCGGCGAACCCGTGCTGGGCGAACAGCTCCTCGGCCGCACCGAGAATGCGGTCCTTCGTGGAGAAGTGGGCGGACTTGGGCATGCGCGGTACTAAAGCTCAATCAAACGATTGTTTGAGTCTACGGACTGTAGTTGCCGGCAGGTCATGTCGCAATGCAGCACGATTCAGGGGGCGGTGTGCAAACGGATCTGCGACGGGATAGAATTGACCATCGCAAAGAAGCCTAAGCCCGCGTTTTGACGCGTTTTTTTTTCATGATAACCTCGGGCCTTCAGTGGCCCGCCCAACGGAGAACTTCCCATGGCGCTGGAGCGCACCCTGTCCATCATCAAGCCCGACGCCGTTGCCAAGAACGTCATCGGTGAAATCTACAGTCGCTTCGAGAAGGCTGGCCTGAAGGTTGTGGCCGCCAAGTACAAGCAGCTGTCGCGCCGCGAAGCCGAAGGCTTCTACGCCGTGCACCGCGAGCGTCCGTTCTTCAATGCGCTGGTGGAATTCATGATCTCCGGCCCGGTGATGATCCAGGCGCTGGAAGGCGAGAACGCCGTTGCCGCACACCGCGACCTGCTGGGCGCGACCAATCCCAAGGACGCTGCGCCGGGCACCATCCGCGCCGACTTCGCTGATTCGATCGATGCCAATGCCGCCCACGGCTCGGATTCGGTCGAGAACGCCGCTAACGAAGTCGCGTATTTCTTTGCCGCAACCGAAGTGGTCTCGCGCTGAGGCCGAGAGAGTCGAATCGTGAATGAGGTCGTGATCCCCTCCGTGTTGCAGGACGTTCCCGTCCGGACGTCGGAACCGCGCAAGCAGAATCTGCTCGACCTCGATCGTGAGGGTCTGGAGCGCTTCTTCGCCGACACGCTCGGCGAGGCGCGTTACCGTGCCCATCAGGTGATGAAGTGGATTCACCATCGCTACGTCACCGATTTCGACCATATGACGGACCTCGGCAAGGCGCTGCGTGCGAAGTTGCACCAGCATGCCGAGGTCCTCGTCCCGAATGTCGTGTTCGATAAGCCTTCGACCGACGGCACCCACAAATGGCTGCTGGCCATGGGGACCGACGGCAAGAACGCCATCGAAACCGTGTATATCCCCGACAAGGGCCGCGGCACGCTGTGCGTGTCCTCCCAGGTCGGCTGCGGTTTGAACTGTAGCTTTTGTTCAACTGCCACCCAGGGCTTCAACCGCAACCTCACCACTGCCGAAATCATCGGCCAGGTGTGGGTGGCGGCGCGCCATCTGGGCAATGTGCCGCACCAGCAGCGCCGTCTCACCAACGTGGTGATGATGGGCATGGGCGAGCCGCTGATGAATTTCGATAACGTCGTGCGCGCGATGAGCGTGATGCGCGACGACCTTGGCTACGGGCTGGCCAGCAAGCGGGTGACGCTGTCGACCTCCGGCCTGGTGCCCATGATCGACCGGCTCTCCACTGAAAGCGACGTCTCGCTGGCGGTGTCGCTGCACGCGGCCAATGACGCGCTGCGCGAAACCCTGGTCCCGCTGAACAAGAAATACCCGATCGCCGAGTTGATGGAGTCGTGCGCGCGATATCTGCGCGGCAGCAAGAAGCGCGACTCGGTGACGTTCGAATACACCTTGATGAAGGGCATCAACGACCAGCCGGAGCATGCGCGCCAGCTGGCAAGACTGATGCGTCAGTTCGACAATGCGGTGCAGTCCAAGGACGCCGGCAAGGTCAACTTGATTCCATTTAATCCGTTCCCGGGTACGCGTTACGAGCGCTCGGGCGAGACGGAGATTCGCGCGTTCCAGAAAATCCTGCTCGATGCGCAGGTGCTGACGATAGTTCGCCGTACCCGTGGCGACGACATCGACGCCGCATGCGGGCAGCTCAAGGGGCAGGTCATGGACCGTACCCGTCGTCAGGCGGAGTTCCGCCGCACATTGGAAGGGCAGGCCGATCGAGATGCGGCAGCGTGAACTCGCGTTAATGGCGGCCGTGGCGATCGCGCTGTGCGCGGTTGGCTGCGGTGGGCGTAATGCCAAGGCAGGGTCGGTCAAGATCGTGGAAGAGGTCTCGCCGGTGTATTCGTTCCGCGACAGCGCTGAGACCAGGAGCCGTCTGGCGGTGCAGGAGAAACTCGGCCTCGCCCGTAATCGCCTGCAGACCGGCGATTACGCCAGTGCCGAAGAACAGGTGCGTGCCGCTCTGAAAAAAGACGCGCAATCGGTGGATGCCATCGGCTTGCTGGCGCTGATTCAGGGCGCCAAGGGCGATACGGCCGCTGCTGGTGCCTCGTACCGGCGCGCTGCGGAACTCGCGCCGCAGCGCGGCGACGTGCTGAATAACTACGGCGCCTGGTTGTGTGCGAATGGGTCGCCCGCCGAAGCATTGACCTGGTTTGATCGTGCATTGGCCGACCGCACGTACGCGTCTCCTGCGTATGCATTGGGAAATGCGGGCGGTTGCGCGATCAAGGCGGGGCAACTGGAGCGAGCTGCGGGCGATCTGCACAAAGCGCTCGATCTGGATCCGGATAATCCATATGCGCTCGAATCAATGGCGCGCCTGGAAGCGGGGCGTCGCAATTATTTCGAAGCCCGCGCTTTTATCGAACGACGTCTTTCAGCTGCACCGGCAACGGCTTCCGTGTTACAACTCGCCATTCAGATTGAGCAAGGGCTAGGCGACAAGGTAGCTGCCGGCCGTTACAAACAGCGGTTGGTCAAGGAATTCCCTGACGCAGCGACCGCTACTCCCGGGGCCAATGCATTGTGATCAGTGATTCCAACCCGAACCTTTTCGAGCAGGAAAAGGGCTGCGGACAGCATTTGCGCGAAGCGCGCGAGGCAGCAGGTCTGAGCGTGGACGAGGTGGCCGGCAAGCTGCGCATGCCAGTGCATGTGGTGCGTTCGTTGGAGCAGGAGGACTGGCAGTGTCTGGGCGCGCCCGTGTTCGTGCGCGGGCAGCTGCGCAGCTATGCGCGCTTTCTGCAGGTCGACCTGGAGCCGCTTCTGCAGCAGGCGACCATTGCGCCGATCGAACCGGTCAAGCTGGTCAGTCACACGCATACGCCACGTGCGCGCCGCATTCTTGAAAGTACCGCGCGTAAAGCCATGTACGTGGTCATTACCGGCGTGTTCGCGGTACCGGTCTGGTATGCGACGCGCTCCCATCTGGATGGCAAGGCGCCAAGCACGGTGTCGTTGGACAGCATGCCGGAGGCTGCGAAGTCCCCTGCGCCGGGCACTGCTGCAACGCAGCCTGCTCCCACGCCGCGCGAGCAACCAGCGCCGTATATCGCATCGATGACCCCGGTGCCGCGTGCCACCGCCGACGCCCAGGTGCCTGCCGCGGCCGCTGCCCCTGGCGGCAGTTTGTCGCTGAATTTCAGCGGCGACAGTTGGGTGCAGATCCTGGCACCGAATGGCAGCGCGGTCGAAAAAGCACTGATACGTGCCGGCGAGCGTCGCACGTATTCGCCGGGCCAGGTGGGGCGCATCGTGCTCGGCAATGCGTCGGCGGTAGAGGTTCAGCAAGGCGGCAGTATCGTCGATGTGAGACCGTTCCAGCGCGCTAACGTGGCACGTTTTGCGGTATCCTCCGACGGCTCCGTGGTACCTGCTTCCGAGTGAAGCGGACTGCGGTTTTTCATTTATCCCTATTGATGTTCCGCGCCTTCGGGATGACGGAGCGAGAGTACGCATGGCGATCGACGATCTGCTGGACGAACACGAACAAGGCGAACGCGTTCGTTCCTGGTTGAGAAACAATGGCGCGGGTCTGGTGGGCGGCGTCCTGGTTGGGCTGGTCCTGATCCTGGGGTGGCAGTGGTGGCAGAAGTACACCAACACCGAGTTGGTCGAGGCCAACACGCGCTACGAGGCGGTGGTGAAGTCGATCCAGGCCAAAAACCTGGACAAGGCCGCCAAGGACATCATGGCGCTGGACGACGGCAAGGGTGGCATTTACGCTGAACTGGCCGCGCTGCGTCTGGCCAAGGCCCAGGTCGATGTCGGCAAGAACGCCGAAGCAATCAAGACATTGCGCGACGTGCCCGCCGAAGGCGAGCTCAAGCAGATTGTGCAACAGCGCCTGGCGCGCGTGCTGACCGAAAGCGGCAAGCCAGACGAAGCGATCAAGCTGCTGGCCGATGCGCAGGATCACGCCAGCCTGGAGATCCGCGCCGATGCGCTGGTGGTGCAGGGCAAGCCTGATGAAGCGCGCGCGTTGTATGCCAAGGCCCTGACCACGGTGGATGTGGCGTCGCCGCAACGTCGGTTGCTGGAAACCAAGCTGATGGATGTGGGTGGCAAAGTGCCCGATCCGGCGGAGCAGATTTGATGAAGCAGGTTGATATGTATAAGCGCGCTGCGTTGATTGCCGTGATGGGTCTGTCGCTGGCTGGCTGCAGCACCGTCAAGGGCTGGTTTGCCGGTAAGGACGCTGCTGCCAAGAAGGCGCAGGAACCTGCCGAACTGGTGAAGTTCGAACCGTCGGTCAAGGTCGACAAGATCTGGTCCACCGGCGTTGGAAAGGGCGAGGGGCATATCGGCGTACGTCAGCGCCCGGCCGTGGCCGATGGCAAGGTGTATGCAGCGGCCATCACTGGCGGCGTGCAGGCGCTGGACCTGCAGACCGGCAAGCACGTATGGGAATACAAGCCCAAGAAAGAAGAGCGTAACGACCGCAAATTCAAGCAGCGCCTGTCTGGTGGTCCCGGCGTTGGCGAAGGCTTGGTGGTGATCGGCAGCCTATCCGGCGATGTGATTGCCTTGAATCAGGCCGATGGTACTGAAAAGTGGCGTGCCAAGGTGCCGAACGAAGTGATCGCCGCGCCGGCCATCGCGCAGAATTTGGTGCTGGTGCGCAGCAACGATGGTCGTGTGACCGCGTTCGATGCGGCCACCGGCGAGCGTCGCTGGTTCCACGCCGAAGAAGGTCCGACCTTGTCGGTGCGCGGTAACGCGCCGATCGTGACCGGCCCGGGCGTGGTCTTCGTGGGCAACGACAGCGGCACCTTGAGCGCGCTGGCGCTGCAGGATGGTCGCCCGTTGTGGGAGCAGGCCATCGGCGTGCCGGAAGGCCGTACTGAACTGGAACGCATGTCCGATGTCGACGGCGCACCGGTGCTGGATGGCACCACGCTGTATGCGACCAGCTTCAAGAACGAAACCCTCGCGCTGGAAGGCCCGAGCGGCCGTCCGCTGTGGACGCGCGATCACGGCGGCACCGGTGGCGTTGGTGTGTCGTCGGCCGTCGTGGTCGTGTCGGACAACGCCGGTTCGGTGTGGGGCCTCGACAAGAGCAGTGGTGCGGCGATGTGGTCGCAGGCTGCGTTGGCGCGTCGCTCACTGACCGGGGTGGCTATTCAGGGCGATTACGCCGTGGTTGGCGATTACAAGGGTTACCTGCATTGGCTGAAACTCAGCGACGGTGCGCTGGCCGCGCGCGCGCGCGCTGGACGCGACACGTTGCTGGCGCAGCCGCAGGTCGTTGATGGCATTTTGCTGGTACAAAACACCGACGGCGATCTCACCGCCTTCCGGTTGGCACAATAAGGATTTTGCGATGCTGCCCCTGGTCGCCCTGGTTGGACGGCCCAATGTCGGCAAGTCGACCATCTTCAATGCGCTGACGCGCACCCGCGACGCGCTGGTCCACGACCAGCCCGGCGTCACCCGCGACCGTAATTACGGGGTCTGCCGTCTCGACGAGCAGCAACCCTTCATCGTCGTCGATACCGGCGGGATTGCCGGCGACGAGGACGGCCTTGCAGGCGCCACTGCGCGCCAGGCACGTGCCGCTGCCGGCGAAGCCGATCTGGTGCTGTTCGTGGTCGATGGTCGCGAAGGCGAATCGTCGCTGGATGACGAGATCCTGGCCTGGTTGCGCAAACTGGCACGGCCGACTGTGCTGGTGATCAACAAGATCGACGGCACCGACGAAGAAACCGTGCGCTCGGAATTTGCGCGCTACGGCTTTTCCGACGTGGTGGCATTGTCTGCCGCCCATCGGCAAGGTATCGATGAGTTGCTGGAAGAAGTCGGTGCCCGGCTGCCCGAGGAAGGGTCCGGCGAACTGCTGGACAACGACCCCGCGCGCGTGCGCATCGCCTTTGTCGGCCGCCCGAATGTAGGCAAGTCGACCTTGGTTAATCGCCTGCTGGGCGAGGAACGCATGATCGCTTCGGAAGTCCCGGGTACCACGCGTGATTCGATCGCGGTGGATCTGGAGCGCGATGGCCGCCAATACCGTCTGATCGATACCGCCGGCCTGCGCCGTCGCGGCAAGGTGGAGGAGGCAGTCGAGAAATTCAGTGCGTTCAAGACACTGCAGGCGATCGAGCGATGCCAGGTCGCGGTCTTGATGCTGGACGCCACCGAAGGCGTGACCGATCAGGATGCGACGATTCTCGGCGCGATTCTGGATGCCGGGCGCGCGTTGGTCGTGGCGATCAACAAGTGGGACGGGCAAAGCGATTACCAGCGGGCGCAGGCTGAAGATCTGCTCTCGCGCAAGCTGGGTTTCGTCAGCTGGGCCGAGGCGGTGCGGATTTCTGCATTGCATGGGTCGGGCATGCGCGAGCTGTTCCAGGCGATTCATCGTGCGCACGCATCGGCGACGCATGAGTTCAGCACCAGCGAAGTGAACCAGGCGTTGGAAATCGCCTATGAGACCAATCCTCCGCCGAGCATTCGCGGCCATGTCTCCAAGCTGCGCTATGTGCATCCGGGTGGGGCGAATCCACCAACCTTCATCGTGCATGGCACACGGTTGAAGGTGTTGCCTGAGTCTTATAAGCGTTATCTGGAAAACTTCTTCCGCAAGCGTTTCAAGCTGGTCGGCACGCCGGTGTGTTTCATCTTCCGCGAAGGCGCTAATCCGTATGAGGGCAAGAAGAATCCGCTCTCCGATCGACAGGTGGCCCGCAAGCGGCGCCTGATGCGGCACGTCAAAGGCAAGTAATTGCGCTCGGGCCGCCTGAAACGGGAGGGTCAGGCGATTTGGGGAGCGCGCAGGTCTGTGGACTTTGAGTTGAAGGCGGCGGCCCGTCCAAGTAGGGCCAGGAAGGCCCTTGACAACGTTTCATGTGCTTTCGATCAACAACCGACGCAAGCTCCGCGACGTGCACGTTGTGCTTGAGCATGGGTAACCGAAACTCTTAGATGAAATCCCACATCCACGTGCGATTTAGCGTCCGCCAACGGCGCTGAGCTGCTTCAGCAGCTGAGTAATGTCGCGATCTTTCGCAGTAGTGGTGCGCTGGTATCCTGCGCAACATGACCGACTATCCTTCCCGCATTTCTTACGCGCAGGCGCTGCAGATTCTGCGCACTGTTGCGACCAGCAACCGTTCGCCCGATGAAAACATCGCCACCTCGCGTGCCGATGGACGCATCTCGGCCGGTGATCTGATTGCACCGCTGGCGCTGCCGCCATTCGCCAACAGCGCGATGGACGGCTTTGCGCTACGGCATGCCGACGTTGCTGCCGGCGATGCGGCGTTGCAGCTGGTCGGCGAACAGTTTGCTGGCGAGCGTTGGGCCGGGACCCTAAGCGCAGGGCAATGCCTGCGCATTACGACAGGCGCGCCGCTGCCCGATGGCGCCGATACCGTGATTCCCAAGGAGGACGCCGACGAGCGCGATGGCAGCGTGCGGTTTCGCACCACGCCTAGGCCCGGCTCTGCCGTGCGCTTGGCCGGCAGTGACGTGCGTGCCGGCGATCTGGTGATACAGACCGGGCAGGTACTGACGCCTGCGCGTATCGGTCTGGCTGCTGCGCTGGGTGTGTCGCGGCTTGCGGTTGCGCCGCGCCCGACCATTGCGGTGCTGGCCACCGGCGATGAATTGATCGAGCCAGGTATGCCGCTCGGGCCGGGACAGATCTACAACAGCAACCGCGACATGCTGATGGCGCAGCTGCGTGCGCTCGGCTATACGCCAACCGCCTGGCCGACCTTGCCGGACGACCCGCAGCGCATCCGCACCATGCTCGAAGATGCGGCCGCTGCGTTCGATGTGGTGATTACCTGCGGCGGTGTCTCTGCCGGCGAAAAGGATTATCTGCCGCGATTGATCGGCGAACTGGGCCGCATCCATTTCTGGCGCGTGCGCATGCGCCCGGGCATGCCGGCGGTGTTGGGACAGATCGGTCGCTGCCTGGTGCTGGGCCTGCCGGGCAACCCGGTCTCGGTACTGGCAACGCTGATCGCCTACGGCGTGCCGTTGCTGGATGGATTGCAGGGACGCAGCGAAGCGCGCCCGGTCTGGCATGCGGCACTGGCAAGCCCTTGGGACAAACGCCATGAACGTCTGGAATTCCTGCGCGGGCGATTGGAATGCGGCGAAGACGGACGGCTGA encodes:
- a CDS encoding TetR/AcrR family transcriptional regulator, which encodes MPKSAHFSTKDRILGAAEELFAQHGFAGTSLRQLTTQADVNIAAVNYHFGSKENLVNEVFRRRMDEMTTARLQQLEAAKKSQPGELTAVLAAFVEPALAMAQDRQNGGAFVRVIARAYAEKNDNLRKFLSDHYGHVLREFGKAITGCVPGLSKEELYWRLDFLAGALTYAMADFGLIKRPAGVSEADHRARAARELIRFAEPGFRAHSTP
- the ndk gene encoding nucleoside-diphosphate kinase; its protein translation is MALERTLSIIKPDAVAKNVIGEIYSRFEKAGLKVVAAKYKQLSRREAEGFYAVHRERPFFNALVEFMISGPVMIQALEGENAVAAHRDLLGATNPKDAAPGTIRADFADSIDANAAHGSDSVENAANEVAYFFAATEVVSR
- the rlmN gene encoding 23S rRNA (adenine(2503)-C(2))-methyltransferase RlmN, producing MNEVVIPSVLQDVPVRTSEPRKQNLLDLDREGLERFFADTLGEARYRAHQVMKWIHHRYVTDFDHMTDLGKALRAKLHQHAEVLVPNVVFDKPSTDGTHKWLLAMGTDGKNAIETVYIPDKGRGTLCVSSQVGCGLNCSFCSTATQGFNRNLTTAEIIGQVWVAARHLGNVPHQQRRLTNVVMMGMGEPLMNFDNVVRAMSVMRDDLGYGLASKRVTLSTSGLVPMIDRLSTESDVSLAVSLHAANDALRETLVPLNKKYPIAELMESCARYLRGSKKRDSVTFEYTLMKGINDQPEHARQLARLMRQFDNAVQSKDAGKVNLIPFNPFPGTRYERSGETEIRAFQKILLDAQVLTIVRRTRGDDIDAACGQLKGQVMDRTRRQAEFRRTLEGQADRDAAA
- the pilW gene encoding type IV pilus biogenesis/stability protein PilW → MAAVAIALCAVGCGGRNAKAGSVKIVEEVSPVYSFRDSAETRSRLAVQEKLGLARNRLQTGDYASAEEQVRAALKKDAQSVDAIGLLALIQGAKGDTAAAGASYRRAAELAPQRGDVLNNYGAWLCANGSPAEALTWFDRALADRTYASPAYALGNAGGCAIKAGQLERAAGDLHKALDLDPDNPYALESMARLEAGRRNYFEARAFIERRLSAAPATASVLQLAIQIEQGLGDKVAAGRYKQRLVKEFPDAATATPGANAL
- a CDS encoding helix-turn-helix domain-containing protein, whose product is MISDSNPNLFEQEKGCGQHLREAREAAGLSVDEVAGKLRMPVHVVRSLEQEDWQCLGAPVFVRGQLRSYARFLQVDLEPLLQQATIAPIEPVKLVSHTHTPRARRILESTARKAMYVVITGVFAVPVWYATRSHLDGKAPSTVSLDSMPEAAKSPAPGTAATQPAPTPREQPAPYIASMTPVPRATADAQVPAAAAAPGGSLSLNFSGDSWVQILAPNGSAVEKALIRAGERRTYSPGQVGRIVLGNASAVEVQQGGSIVDVRPFQRANVARFAVSSDGSVVPASE
- a CDS encoding YfgM family protein; the encoded protein is MAIDDLLDEHEQGERVRSWLRNNGAGLVGGVLVGLVLILGWQWWQKYTNTELVEANTRYEAVVKSIQAKNLDKAAKDIMALDDGKGGIYAELAALRLAKAQVDVGKNAEAIKTLRDVPAEGELKQIVQQRLARVLTESGKPDEAIKLLADAQDHASLEIRADALVVQGKPDEARALYAKALTTVDVASPQRRLLETKLMDVGGKVPDPAEQI
- the bamB gene encoding outer membrane protein assembly factor BamB produces the protein MKQVDMYKRAALIAVMGLSLAGCSTVKGWFAGKDAAAKKAQEPAELVKFEPSVKVDKIWSTGVGKGEGHIGVRQRPAVADGKVYAAAITGGVQALDLQTGKHVWEYKPKKEERNDRKFKQRLSGGPGVGEGLVVIGSLSGDVIALNQADGTEKWRAKVPNEVIAAPAIAQNLVLVRSNDGRVTAFDAATGERRWFHAEEGPTLSVRGNAPIVTGPGVVFVGNDSGTLSALALQDGRPLWEQAIGVPEGRTELERMSDVDGAPVLDGTTLYATSFKNETLALEGPSGRPLWTRDHGGTGGVGVSSAVVVVSDNAGSVWGLDKSSGAAMWSQAALARRSLTGVAIQGDYAVVGDYKGYLHWLKLSDGALAARARAGRDTLLAQPQVVDGILLVQNTDGDLTAFRLAQ
- the der gene encoding ribosome biogenesis GTPase Der, with product MLPLVALVGRPNVGKSTIFNALTRTRDALVHDQPGVTRDRNYGVCRLDEQQPFIVVDTGGIAGDEDGLAGATARQARAAAGEADLVLFVVDGREGESSLDDEILAWLRKLARPTVLVINKIDGTDEETVRSEFARYGFSDVVALSAAHRQGIDELLEEVGARLPEEGSGELLDNDPARVRIAFVGRPNVGKSTLVNRLLGEERMIASEVPGTTRDSIAVDLERDGRQYRLIDTAGLRRRGKVEEAVEKFSAFKTLQAIERCQVAVLMLDATEGVTDQDATILGAILDAGRALVVAINKWDGQSDYQRAQAEDLLSRKLGFVSWAEAVRISALHGSGMRELFQAIHRAHASATHEFSTSEVNQALEIAYETNPPPSIRGHVSKLRYVHPGGANPPTFIVHGTRLKVLPESYKRYLENFFRKRFKLVGTPVCFIFREGANPYEGKKNPLSDRQVARKRRLMRHVKGK
- a CDS encoding molybdopterin molybdotransferase MoeA produces the protein MTDYPSRISYAQALQILRTVATSNRSPDENIATSRADGRISAGDLIAPLALPPFANSAMDGFALRHADVAAGDAALQLVGEQFAGERWAGTLSAGQCLRITTGAPLPDGADTVIPKEDADERDGSVRFRTTPRPGSAVRLAGSDVRAGDLVIQTGQVLTPARIGLAAALGVSRLAVAPRPTIAVLATGDELIEPGMPLGPGQIYNSNRDMLMAQLRALGYTPTAWPTLPDDPQRIRTMLEDAAAAFDVVITCGGVSAGEKDYLPRLIGELGRIHFWRVRMRPGMPAVLGQIGRCLVLGLPGNPVSVLATLIAYGVPLLDGLQGRSEARPVWHAALASPWDKRHERLEFLRGRLECGEDGRLTALPHRGEASHLLRGAADSNALIVLPEQARRFEAGESVRVIPYAL